The sequence below is a genomic window from Rhodococcus sp. 4CII.
GAGGTACCGGACGGCGGCTTCGACGATCTTACCGCCGATACTGTCGGCCCCGCCTCCGAAAACGCCGAGAAGGGAGGCATATCGGGACTCGGATCCGCGGATCTTCGCGACATAGGGCTTCGTCTGATTCTCGTAATCTGCCGCACCTGAGGGCATACCGCGACTATTTCGGACTGCGCCCACACCTGCGTTGTACCCCGCGATCGTGAGGTCGAGCGTGTCTCCGACCACCTCACCGTCCGATTTCCACTGTTCTATCTGGTCGTACATGTCACAGAGAAGGTGGCCGGATGCCATGACCGAGTCTGCGACGTCGAGGATGTCGGCCTTCCCGTCGTCGTCGGCGTCCTTGCCGTACCTCGCCCAGGTGGCGGGCATGAACTGTCCCGGACCACGTGCGCCGGACGGTGACACCGGAGCGGCTGCGCCGTAGCGAAACCCGTTCTCCGCGGCGTACAGCGCAGCGAGAACGGGTGCCTTCACGCCGTCGCAGATGGCGCCCGCCTTCTGAAACCACGGAACGAAGACGGCGATCGAACCGATAGCCGACGAAGCAGCGGCGGAAGAATCGAGCACCGACGGCACCCATTGTGACAGCGCGCCATCACTCTCTCCCTGCGCAAGGGCATCGTCCGTCGTCGGTGACGGCCACCACGACGGGGAATACGGCTCCGTAGCGACCGGCCCTGAGGATTGGGGACTCACGTTGCCCTCACGTCGGGGATCTCTGGGGGGCAACGGATCCTGCGGGGTCGCCGGCACCGGCACGGGCGGTAGATATGGGGCTACCGCATCCTGAACGGCAACGGCCGCGGCGTCGACGGCTCGACGAGCCGGGTCCTGAGCTTCTCGGGGCAGATTCGCGATGGACTCGTCGATCTGCGCGTCCAACTCCGGCGCGGCCTCCACGATCGATTGAACCTGTTGCGTTGCAATGCCTTGCGCGAGCTCTGGCAGGTCGGCGCCATGCACGAAGCCCCCGATTGCCGCGGCTACCCCGACGATGATCGCCGAAGGGTCAACAGACATTGTTTCCTCCTGAAGTGTAAGCCAGGCCAAAGAGACTCATGAGATGTGACCCGAGTCTCTCCCGCGCGCTTTCCTCGCCGCGTCGCACCAGAGGGTGGTTCGGGTACTTCATCGGAGCTACGGACCGACCCGCAGCGACAGGGCCGCGGATCGCCATCTCCCCCCACCGGGGGGGTCAAGGGGGAGATTCGAGCGAACTTGTCCTTCACCCCTATTTTTCGGCCTTGTGACCTACCTAACATCACCCGTACGCAAGTGATGCCCGACAACGGGCAAACGCCGAAACAACCTGAATCTAGGAGCAATCGTGCAGATCAGCGCCGCCGTAATCAACGAAGTGTCGGGAGACTTCGCCATCGAGACCGTGTCTCTGAGCGAACCCACGGAACACGAAGTCCTCGTCGAGATCGCCGGCGTCGGTCTCTGCCACACCGACGTGGCCGTCAAGGAGGGTCATCTCCCGTTCCCCCTCCCGGGCGTGGTCGGCCACGAAGGCAGCGGCACGGTCGTGAGGGTCGGATCGGGGGTCACCAAGGTCGCTGAGGGCGACAAGGTCGCCATCAGCTTCAACAGTTGCGGCCAGTGCGCCCACTGCGTGAAGGGCGAGCCTGCCTACTGCCACAGTTTCATGGCGTTCAACTTCGGGGGCGCGCGTCCGGACGGCAGTTCGGCACTCACCTCGGGCGACGCCACGCTCGGCGGCAACTTCTTCGGCCAGTCCTCCCTCGCGACACATGCCATCGCTCACGAGCGCAATGTCGTGAAGGTCGCGGACGACGCGCCTCTCGAACTCGTCGGTCCGCTCGGCTGTGGAATCCAGACCGGCGCGGGCGCGGTGTTGAACTCACTCGACGTCGCTCCGGGATCGTCACTGGTCATCGTCGGAGCAGGTTCGGTCGGCCTGGCGGCAGTGCTCGCTGCCGTGGTCCGCGAGGTCGGCGCGATCATCGTCGTCGAACCTCACGAGTCGCGGCGCGAGCTCGCGCTCTCCCTCGGAGCTACCCACGCAGTCGATCCGGCGAATGGTGCACTTTCCGAGCAGATCCGGGCAATCGTCCCCGACGGCGTCGACTACGCCATCGATACGACGGCCCTCCTTCCGGTGCTCGACCAGATCCTGCAGTCACTCGGTGTCCGGGGCTCCCTCGGCCTCATCGGGGTCCCCGCCGACCCGACCGCCACACTCCCGATCGGCATGATGTCGACGCAGCTCTTCGGTCACACGATTCGCGGGATCGTCGAGGGAGATGCCGACCCCGACACATTCATTCCTTACCTTCTCGATCTCCACCGTCAGGGCAGGTTCCCGTTCGACAAGTTGATCACGACGATGCCGTTCTCACAGATCAACGAGGCTGTGGCCGTGCAGCATCGAGGTGAGGCAGTGAAGGTCGTCCTCGTCCACGAGTGATGGCAACCCTGCCTGCCCGTCGGATGCTCCGGATAAGTGAGAAAGGCTGTTCGATGTCAGTAGATCTGAAGGCACGCCCGCCGAAGGCGAGTGCTGTCCGGAAGGCCGTCCAGGTCGCGCCGACGGCGGTCGGCGCGTTCTACGCGACGTCGATGGAGACGTTCCGATGCATGTTCAAGCGCCCCTTCCACGCTCGCGAGTTCGTGCAGCAGGCGTGGTTCATCGCCGGTGTATCGATCATCCCGGCGCTGCTGATGGCGATTCCCTTCTGCATGATGTTCGTCTATCAGATCAACATCCTGCTGGCCGAGATCGGTGCGGTCGACCTCAGTGGCGCCGGCGCCGGCGTCGCGATCATTCGGGAAATCGGCCCGGTTGTCACGGTTCTCGTCGTGGCAGGTGCCGGCTCAACCGCGATCTGCGCCGACCTGGGTTCGCGGACGATTCGTGAAGAGATCGACGCGATGAAGGTGCTGGGGATCGATCCGATTCAACGGCTCGTTGTGCCGAGGGTGCTGGCGTCCACGTTGATCGGGATGTTCCTGAACGGCCTCGTTTCGGCGGTCGGCCTGGTGGGCGGCTATATCGCGACGGTGTACATGCAGGGTGCGTCGCCGGGCCAGTACGTCACGGCGATCTCGATCCTGACCAAACTGCCCGACTTCCTCGTCAGCGAGGTGAAGGCGGCGGTGTTCGGTCTGCTTGCAGGACTCGTCGCGTGCCATTTGGGACTCAACGCGAAAGGCGGACCCAAAGGTGTGGGAGACGCAGTGAACCAGACCGTCGTGTTCAGCTTTCTGCTGCTTTTCCTAGCCAACTCGGTTATCACGACTCTCGCGCTGCACTGACAGCGCTCCACCTCTAGCCGCGAAGACGGCTGTCAACGGGAGAATTCTGTGTCGAAAGCTACTCGGGCCACCGGCGCGAGACCCAGGGTTGCCACGGTCGCGCTCCGCGTGGTCGACGCACCGGTCGGCCACATGGAGGAGATGGGCCGACAGCTCCACTTCTACAGCCATGCTGTCACCGCGATTCCGCGCACTTTCCGGCGGTACCGGAAGGAAACGCTTCGGCTACTCGCCGAGGTCAGCATGGGCACCGGCGCCCTCGCGGTCATCGGGGGAACTCTCGTCGTCATCTCCCTGCTCACCACCGCGGTCGGATACGAAGTGGGCCAGCAGGGTGCTACCTCGATGGGGCGCATCGGGATCGGCGCGCTGTCCGGATTCATCTCGGCGTTCTTCAATACCCGGGAGGCCATTCCGGTCATCGCGGGTATTGCGCTGACGGCGACGGTCGGTGCGGGTTTCACCGCGCAACTCGGTGCGATGCGCGTGAGCGAGGAGATCGATGCCATGGAGACCATGTCGATTCCGTCGCTCCCCTACCTGGTGACGACCCGGGTGATGGCCGGGATCATCGCGGTGATTCCGCTGTATGCGGTGGCGTTGTTCGTCGGATACGTCGCCACCCAGCTTGTTACCGAATACCTCGGCGAGGCGAGCGGAACGTACCAGCACTACTTCAACGTATTCCTCGTGCCCAGCGACGTCGCGTGGTCGATGGTGAAGGTCCTCGCGATGTCGGTGGTGGTGATGTGTGTGCACTGCTACCACGGTTACAACGCGAAGGGCGGGCCGGCGGGAGTCGGCGTCGCGGTCGGGCGGGCCGTGCGCACCTCCCTGATCGCGATCATGGTCATCGACCTACTGGTCGGAATCGCCGTCTACGGTGGCTCCGCCGGCGCCGTGAAAGTGGCGGGCTGACATGGGTGGCCATATCGAAGAGCGAAGCCGCCTGGTGTACGTGCTCCTGGGGGTGTGTCTGGTGACGCTGTTCGCGATCGCGACGGCGGTATCCGTCGGCATCTACCGCGGATCGTTCGCCTCGACGGTGCCGGTGACGTTGTACTCGGCGCGGTCGGGTCTGATGCTCGAACCCGGATCAGACATCAAGATGAGAGATGTCGTCGTCGGGCGGGTGTCGAAGGTGCAGCTGGTGGACGACCAAGCCCAGATCACGATGGACATCGACGAGAGCCGTACGTCGGCGATCCCGGAGAACATCACGGCCGTCATCGATCCGACCACGTTGTTCGGCCGCAAGTTCGTCACGCTCGTGCAGCCGGAACATCCCTCCGCGACCACTGTGTCGGCGGGCTCGGTGGTTCGGGGCACCGGCGTAGCCACCGAGGTGAACGACCTCCTCGACTCGCTGGTGACGGTGCTGCGCACCGTGGAACCGCAGAAAGTCAACGCGACGTTGAGTGCGTTGTCCACGTCGTTGCAGGGCCGCGGCGACCAACTTGGAGACATGATGGTCGAGCTCGACACTTACTTGTCCGAGTTCAACGGCAGCCTTCCCACGTTGCAGCGCGACCTGGCCAAGGGCGCGGAGGTCTCCGACGTCCTCGCCGACGCGGCTCCGGACCTCCTGCGGACCGTCGACCATGTCAGCACCACAGGTGACACGTTGCCCGCGAAAAGGGATCAGTTCAGCGCGTTCCTCCTCAGTTTCAGCGGTTTCGGCAACAGCGGACGGAGTTTCTTCGAGGCTTCCGGTGACCCGTTGGAGAAGTCGCTGGATGCGCTGGAACCGACGACGGCACTGCTCGCGCAGAATGCGCCGATGTATCCGTGCTTCCTGGCGAGCATGGACCAGACCAACAGGTATCTCGAGCGCACCGTCGGTGGTAGCGATCAGGCCGGGCTGAACATCCTCGGCACCCTGTTGATGGGCGATCCGCCGTACACGTACCCGAAGAACGCGCCGAAGAACGGTGCGCACGGCGCACCGCGGTGTTACGACCCCGGGCAGGCACCCGGGCACACCGATTTCGACGACGGCAGCCACGCCTACCAACCCGCGCACGGTATCGACGATCTGATCGGCAACCCGTTCGCGCAGTTCATGTTCGGAGGTGGACGCTGATGACGAAGGCACCGGGAATCAAGTTGCTGATCTTCGTCCTGGTCACCTCGCTGACGGGGTTCGGTGTGGCGACGGTGGTGGGCAACATGCGCTTCGGTAGCACAAACACCTATCAGGCCGTCTTCGCGAACGCGTCCGGCCTGGGCAACGGCGAGGACGTCAAGGTCGGCGGTGTTCCGATGGGCAAGGTGAAAGGGGTGGAGTTGGCCGCGGACGGCACCGCGGTGGTGTCGTTCACCCTGTCCACCGAGCGCCCTCTGACGGAGGGGACCACGGCACGGATCAAGTACAAGAACCTGATCGGTGACCGTTACGTGGAGTTGTCGAACGGACCGGGTGCCATCGGTGCGCTCGACGGCCCGATTCCACTCCAGCAGACCACCCCGGCACTCGACCTCGACCAGGTGGTCAACGGGTTCCGGCCCCTCCTGCAGGGGCTCGACCCGGATCAGACCAATCAACTGTCCGCCTCCCTGATCGAGGTACTCAACGGCCAGGAGGCGAGCATCGGGCGTCTGGTGAGTCAGATCGGGTCCTCGAGCAACACGCTGGCGGACCGGGACCAGGCGATCGGTCAAGTGGTGAGCAACTTCAACACCGTCGTCGGGACCGTGAACAATCGCGGTGACCAGTTTTCGACGCTCATCGATCAGCTTCAGCGGCTGGTCGCGGGCCTCGACGGTGACCGTGATCTGATCACCAACTCCCTGGTGAACATCGACCACGTCACCGACAGTCTCGCGAGTGTGCTCGACCAGAACCGGCCGGCGATCGCGCAGGACGTCGTCGCGTTGGGTGATCTCGCGGGCAACCTCAACGCCAACACCGACACCCTGAACATGGTGCTCTCCACATTGCCCGAGGACTACCGCCTCATCAGCCGCGTCGCGGGCTACGGCAGTTTCGTGAACTTCTTCGTCTGCGGTCTCGCGATCAAGTACGCGTCCGGGCCGGGCCCCGGCGGCGTCACACCGATGTTCAAGGCCCCCGCAGAAAGGTGCCAGTGATGGCTCAGAAGTCCTTCCTCGAGCGGGATGCGTTCCGCATGGGACTGATCGGAACAGCCGTCCTGATCGGGGTCCTCTTCCTTGCGCTCAACTTCAAGTCCATCCCCGGTATCAACACGGCCACTACCTACCATGCCGAGTTCGCCGATGCCAGTGGCCTCGCCGTCGGTGACACCACGCAAATCGCCGGCGTGAAAGTCGGTGAGGTGAAGAAGCTTTCGATCAGTGACGGAAAGGTCGACGTCGAGTTCGATGTCGACAGTGGTGCGGTCGGGCTCGGCGACGACACGACGGCAGCGATCAAGGTCGAAACTGCTCTCGGTCGGCGGTACGTGGAGATCACTCCGGGGCGTCACGGCGAACTCGCCGAGAACTCGACCATCCCCCTGGCGCAGACCAGCTCGGGATACGACATCACCCGGGCACTCGAGGAGGTCACCGACAAGGTGTCCGAGACCGACACCGTCAACCTGTCCGGCGCACTCGAGCAGGTCTCTTCGGTCGAGGACGAGCTTCCGCCGGACCTGAGGTCCTCTCTCGACGGCCTGTCCCGCCTGTCCGAGACGGTATCGAGCCGGGACGAGGAACTGCGTCGGTTGCTCGCGGGTGCGGCCGACGTGTCCAAGATCCTCGCGGATCGGGACGGCCAGGTCTCTGCACTCTTCGGCCAAGGCCAGTCGCTTTTCGCCGCGCTGAACAACCGGGCGGACACCATCCATCACGTCCTCGTGCAGTCCCGGCAGGTGGCCGATGCCCTCACCGGGCTGTCCCGCGACAACGCAGGCACTCTCGGACCCACTCTCGATCAGATGAAGACTCTGGTGGCCACATTGAACAGCAATTACGACAACATCAACGCGTCGCTCACCGGCCTCGAACGGTTCGCGAGGCAGGTCGGTGAGGCGGTGGGCAGCGGACCGTTCTTCGGGGTGCTGCTGCACAACATCGTCCCGGCCAATCTCTCCGGGCAGCTTCCCGGAAGTTTCGGGGGGCCGCGCTGATGGCATCGGTACGTGAGATGGCACGGGCACTGCCTGCGAGACTGCTCGCCGTGGTGATCGCGGTCGCCATAGTCGGGTTGCTGACCGCCGCCTGGATCGAAAACCACTCCGTCAACCACGTCACGGCCTACTTCCGGAACACCACCGGCATGTACGTCGGAGACCGAGTGATGATTCTCGGCGTCGAGGTCGGCCGCATCACGACGAT
It includes:
- a CDS encoding bifunctional lysozyme/C40 family peptidase — its product is MSVDPSAIIVGVAAAIGGFVHGADLPELAQGIATQQVQSIVEAAPELDAQIDESIANLPREAQDPARRAVDAAAVAVQDAVAPYLPPVPVPATPQDPLPPRDPRREGNVSPQSSGPVATEPYSPSWWPSPTTDDALAQGESDGALSQWVPSVLDSSAAASSAIGSIAVFVPWFQKAGAICDGVKAPVLAALYAAENGFRYGAAAPVSPSGARGPGQFMPATWARYGKDADDDGKADILDVADSVMASGHLLCDMYDQIEQWKSDGEVVGDTLDLTIAGYNAGVGAVRNSRGMPSGAADYENQTKPYVAKIRGSESRYASLLGVFGGGADSIGGKIVEAAVRYLGLPYVWGGGNVNGPSAGGFDCSGLTSYAVHAATSGMSLPRTSETQWNVGVEVPLADARPGDLLFGNWGPAGPGHVAIYVGNGQMVHAPTTGDVVRVAPVFEGMKARRVV
- a CDS encoding NAD(P)-dependent alcohol dehydrogenase, translated to MQISAAVINEVSGDFAIETVSLSEPTEHEVLVEIAGVGLCHTDVAVKEGHLPFPLPGVVGHEGSGTVVRVGSGVTKVAEGDKVAISFNSCGQCAHCVKGEPAYCHSFMAFNFGGARPDGSSALTSGDATLGGNFFGQSSLATHAIAHERNVVKVADDAPLELVGPLGCGIQTGAGAVLNSLDVAPGSSLVIVGAGSVGLAAVLAAVVREVGAIIVVEPHESRRELALSLGATHAVDPANGALSEQIRAIVPDGVDYAIDTTALLPVLDQILQSLGVRGSLGLIGVPADPTATLPIGMMSTQLFGHTIRGIVEGDADPDTFIPYLLDLHRQGRFPFDKLITTMPFSQINEAVAVQHRGEAVKVVLVHE
- a CDS encoding ABC transporter permease — translated: MSVDLKARPPKASAVRKAVQVAPTAVGAFYATSMETFRCMFKRPFHAREFVQQAWFIAGVSIIPALLMAIPFCMMFVYQINILLAEIGAVDLSGAGAGVAIIREIGPVVTVLVVAGAGSTAICADLGSRTIREEIDAMKVLGIDPIQRLVVPRVLASTLIGMFLNGLVSAVGLVGGYIATVYMQGASPGQYVTAISILTKLPDFLVSEVKAAVFGLLAGLVACHLGLNAKGGPKGVGDAVNQTVVFSFLLLFLANSVITTLALH
- a CDS encoding ABC transporter permease, with amino-acid sequence MEEMGRQLHFYSHAVTAIPRTFRRYRKETLRLLAEVSMGTGALAVIGGTLVVISLLTTAVGYEVGQQGATSMGRIGIGALSGFISAFFNTREAIPVIAGIALTATVGAGFTAQLGAMRVSEEIDAMETMSIPSLPYLVTTRVMAGIIAVIPLYAVALFVGYVATQLVTEYLGEASGTYQHYFNVFLVPSDVAWSMVKVLAMSVVVMCVHCYHGYNAKGGPAGVGVAVGRAVRTSLIAIMVIDLLVGIAVYGGSAGAVKVAG
- a CDS encoding MCE family protein, translated to MGGHIEERSRLVYVLLGVCLVTLFAIATAVSVGIYRGSFASTVPVTLYSARSGLMLEPGSDIKMRDVVVGRVSKVQLVDDQAQITMDIDESRTSAIPENITAVIDPTTLFGRKFVTLVQPEHPSATTVSAGSVVRGTGVATEVNDLLDSLVTVLRTVEPQKVNATLSALSTSLQGRGDQLGDMMVELDTYLSEFNGSLPTLQRDLAKGAEVSDVLADAAPDLLRTVDHVSTTGDTLPAKRDQFSAFLLSFSGFGNSGRSFFEASGDPLEKSLDALEPTTALLAQNAPMYPCFLASMDQTNRYLERTVGGSDQAGLNILGTLLMGDPPYTYPKNAPKNGAHGAPRCYDPGQAPGHTDFDDGSHAYQPAHGIDDLIGNPFAQFMFGGGR
- a CDS encoding MCE family protein → MTKAPGIKLLIFVLVTSLTGFGVATVVGNMRFGSTNTYQAVFANASGLGNGEDVKVGGVPMGKVKGVELAADGTAVVSFTLSTERPLTEGTTARIKYKNLIGDRYVELSNGPGAIGALDGPIPLQQTTPALDLDQVVNGFRPLLQGLDPDQTNQLSASLIEVLNGQEASIGRLVSQIGSSSNTLADRDQAIGQVVSNFNTVVGTVNNRGDQFSTLIDQLQRLVAGLDGDRDLITNSLVNIDHVTDSLASVLDQNRPAIAQDVVALGDLAGNLNANTDTLNMVLSTLPEDYRLISRVAGYGSFVNFFVCGLAIKYASGPGPGGVTPMFKAPAERCQ
- a CDS encoding MCE family protein, coding for MAQKSFLERDAFRMGLIGTAVLIGVLFLALNFKSIPGINTATTYHAEFADASGLAVGDTTQIAGVKVGEVKKLSISDGKVDVEFDVDSGAVGLGDDTTAAIKVETALGRRYVEITPGRHGELAENSTIPLAQTSSGYDITRALEEVTDKVSETDTVNLSGALEQVSSVEDELPPDLRSSLDGLSRLSETVSSRDEELRRLLAGAADVSKILADRDGQVSALFGQGQSLFAALNNRADTIHHVLVQSRQVADALTGLSRDNAGTLGPTLDQMKTLVATLNSNYDNINASLTGLERFARQVGEAVGSGPFFGVLLHNIVPANLSGQLPGSFGGPR